In one Bradyrhizobium sp. 4 genomic region, the following are encoded:
- the pgm gene encoding phosphoglucomutase (alpha-D-glucose-1,6-bisphosphate-dependent), producing the protein MADVHPAAGKQASPDALTNVPRLVTAYFAGKPDVADPAQRVAFGTSGHRGTSFKTSFNEGHILATTQAICDYRREKGLTGPLFIGIDTHALAEPALVSAVEVFAANGVDIMIDKDGGYTPTPVISHAILTYNKGRTSGLADGVVVTPSHNPPEDGGYKYNPPHGGPADTDATSVIERRANAYLADGLKGVKRIDYARARKAANVHAYDYVTPYVADLGNVVDLDLVKSVGVNIGIDPLGGAAVHYWHPIIERYGLKATVVNEAIDPTFRFMTVDWDGKIRMDCSSPYAMASLIAIRDRFDVAFANDTDADRHGIVTRTGGLMNPNHYLATAIFYLFAHRPNWGKDAAIGKTVVSSSIIDRVAKKLGRKLVETPVGFKWFVDGLLTGGFGFGGEESAGASFLRRDGTVWTTDKDGIILGLLAAEIMAKTGRDPSQLFNDLTAEFGVPHYARIDVAATTPQKNILKSVTPEQLGLKDLAGDPVRATLSKAPGNGQPFGGIKVETDFGWFAARPSGTEDVYKIYAESFRSPEHLKAIQQEAQAGLAKVFGA; encoded by the coding sequence GTGGCTGATGTTCATCCCGCGGCGGGCAAGCAGGCCTCGCCGGACGCGCTCACCAATGTTCCGCGGCTGGTGACGGCCTATTTCGCCGGCAAGCCCGATGTCGCCGATCCCGCGCAGCGGGTGGCGTTCGGCACCTCCGGCCATCGCGGCACCTCGTTCAAGACCAGCTTCAACGAGGGCCACATCCTCGCGACGACGCAGGCAATCTGTGATTACCGACGTGAAAAGGGGCTGACCGGTCCGCTCTTTATCGGCATCGACACCCATGCGCTGGCCGAGCCCGCGCTGGTCAGCGCCGTCGAGGTGTTCGCGGCCAACGGCGTCGACATCATGATCGACAAGGACGGCGGCTACACGCCGACGCCGGTGATCTCGCATGCGATCCTGACCTACAACAAGGGCCGCACCTCGGGCCTTGCCGACGGCGTCGTCGTCACGCCCTCGCACAATCCGCCCGAGGACGGCGGCTACAAATACAATCCGCCGCATGGCGGACCGGCCGACACCGATGCTACCTCCGTGATCGAGAGGCGCGCCAATGCCTATCTCGCCGACGGCCTCAAGGGTGTGAAGCGCATCGACTACGCCAGGGCACGCAAAGCCGCGAACGTCCACGCCTATGACTACGTCACACCCTATGTCGCCGATCTCGGCAACGTCGTCGATCTCGACCTGGTCAAATCCGTCGGCGTCAATATCGGCATCGATCCGCTCGGCGGCGCCGCCGTGCATTACTGGCATCCGATCATCGAGCGCTACGGCCTGAAGGCGACCGTGGTGAACGAGGCGATCGACCCGACCTTCCGCTTCATGACGGTGGACTGGGACGGCAAGATCCGCATGGACTGTTCCTCGCCTTATGCGATGGCGAGCCTGATCGCGATTCGCGACCGCTTCGACGTCGCTTTTGCCAACGACACCGACGCGGACCGCCACGGCATCGTGACGCGCACCGGCGGCCTCATGAATCCGAACCATTATCTCGCGACCGCGATCTTCTATCTGTTCGCGCACCGCCCGAACTGGGGCAAGGACGCCGCGATCGGCAAGACCGTGGTGTCGAGCTCGATCATCGACCGCGTCGCGAAAAAACTCGGCCGCAAGCTGGTCGAGACCCCGGTCGGCTTCAAATGGTTTGTCGACGGTCTCCTCACGGGCGGCTTCGGCTTCGGCGGCGAGGAGAGTGCAGGCGCCTCGTTCCTGCGCCGCGACGGCACGGTGTGGACGACCGACAAGGACGGCATCATCCTCGGCCTGCTCGCGGCCGAGATCATGGCGAAGACCGGCCGCGATCCGAGCCAGCTCTTCAACGACCTCACTGCCGAGTTCGGCGTGCCCCATTACGCGCGCATCGACGTCGCCGCCACCACGCCGCAGAAGAACATCCTGAAGTCCGTCACGCCGGAGCAGCTCGGCCTGAAGGATCTCGCCGGCGATCCCGTCCGCGCCACGCTGAGCAAGGCGCCCGGCAACGGCCAGCCGTTCGGCGGCATCAAGGTCGAAACCGATTTCGGTTGGTTCGCCGCGAGGCCGTCAGGCACCGAGGACGTCTACAAGATCTATGCGGAAAGCTTCCGCAGCCCCGAGCACCTGAAGGCGATTCAGCAGGAGGCTCAGGCAGGGTTGGCGAAGGTGTTCGGGGCGTAG
- a CDS encoding aromatic ring-hydroxylating dioxygenase subunit alpha — MTKPFPMNAWYAAAWDADVKPALLPRTICGKHVVMYRKADGSVAALEDACWHRLVPLSKGRLEGDTVVCGYHGLKYNAQGRCTFMPSQETINPSACVRAYPVVERHRYIWLWMGDPALADPALVPDLHWNHDPAWAGDGKTIHVNCDYRLVLDNLMDLTHETFVHGSSIGNEAVAEAPFDVTHGEKTVTVTRWMRGIEAPPFWAKQLGKSGLVDRWQIIRFEAPCSIAIDVGVAPTGTGAPEGDRSQGVNGFVLNTITPETEKTCHYFWAFVRNYQLGEQRITSEIREGVSGIFHEDELILEAQQRAMDENPDRIFYNLNIDAGAMWTRKLIDKMMTKENPPQHLQAAE, encoded by the coding sequence GTGACAAAACCCTTCCCGATGAACGCCTGGTATGCCGCCGCCTGGGACGCCGATGTGAAGCCGGCACTGCTGCCGCGGACAATCTGCGGCAAGCACGTGGTGATGTACCGCAAGGCCGATGGCTCGGTGGCTGCGCTGGAGGACGCCTGCTGGCACCGCCTGGTGCCGCTGTCCAAGGGCCGGCTCGAAGGCGACACCGTCGTCTGCGGCTATCACGGCCTGAAGTACAATGCGCAAGGGCGCTGCACCTTCATGCCCTCGCAGGAGACCATCAACCCGTCGGCCTGCGTGCGCGCCTATCCCGTGGTCGAGCGTCACCGCTACATCTGGCTCTGGATGGGCGATCCCGCGCTGGCCGATCCCGCGCTGGTGCCCGACCTGCACTGGAATCACGACCCGGCCTGGGCCGGCGACGGCAAGACCATCCACGTCAATTGCGACTATCGCCTCGTGCTCGACAATCTCATGGACCTCACACACGAGACGTTCGTGCACGGCTCGTCCATCGGCAACGAGGCGGTCGCAGAGGCGCCGTTCGACGTCACCCATGGCGAGAAGACTGTCACGGTGACGCGCTGGATGCGCGGCATCGAGGCGCCGCCCTTCTGGGCCAAGCAGCTCGGCAAATCCGGTCTCGTCGACCGCTGGCAGATCATCCGCTTCGAGGCGCCGTGCAGCATTGCCATCGACGTCGGCGTGGCGCCGACCGGCACCGGCGCGCCCGAAGGCGACCGCTCGCAGGGCGTCAACGGCTTCGTGCTCAACACCATCACGCCGGAGACCGAGAAGACCTGCCACTATTTCTGGGCCTTCGTGCGCAATTATCAGCTCGGCGAGCAGCGCATCACCTCCGAGATCCGCGAGGGCGTCTCCGGCATTTTCCACGAGGACGAGCTGATCCTCGAGGCGCAGCAGCGCGCGATGGACGAGAACCCCGATCGCATCTTCTACAATCTCAACATCGACGCCGGCGCGATGTGGACGCGCAAGCTGATCGACAAGATGATGACGAAGGAAAACCCGCCGCAGCATCTTCAGGCCGCGGAGTAA
- a CDS encoding GntR family transcriptional regulator, with the protein MAEREVDRSVSQTVKAQLALRDQLLSGSLRPGERISELQAVETTGASRTPVRMALVRLEEEGLLEAIPSGGFMVKAFSERDISDSIELRGTLEGLAARFAAERGVSARELEPLKECLAAIDELLRQVPISVDAFSSYVTLNARFHALLTELSRSPPLIRQIDRASSLPFASPSGFVMAQSALPEAQQILIIGQEHHRVVIDAIENREGARAEAVMREHARLAVRNLRLALRNRTHLDLLPALALIKSATD; encoded by the coding sequence ATGGCCGAGCGTGAGGTCGACCGCTCCGTCTCGCAGACCGTGAAGGCGCAGCTCGCGCTGCGCGACCAGCTCCTGTCGGGCTCGTTGCGCCCCGGCGAGCGCATCTCCGAGCTCCAGGCGGTCGAGACCACCGGCGCCTCGCGCACCCCGGTGCGCATGGCGCTGGTGCGGCTGGAGGAGGAGGGGCTGCTGGAAGCGATCCCGTCCGGCGGCTTCATGGTGAAGGCGTTTTCGGAGCGCGACATCTCCGATTCCATCGAGCTGCGCGGCACGCTGGAAGGCCTCGCCGCGCGTTTTGCCGCCGAGCGCGGTGTCTCCGCGCGCGAGCTCGAGCCGCTGAAGGAATGCCTTGCCGCGATCGACGAGCTGCTGCGCCAGGTCCCGATCTCGGTCGACGCGTTCTCATCCTATGTCACCCTGAACGCGCGCTTCCACGCCCTGCTCACGGAATTGTCGCGCAGCCCGCCGCTCATCCGGCAGATCGACCGCGCCTCGTCGCTGCCGTTTGCATCCCCGAGCGGTTTCGTGATGGCCCAATCGGCGCTGCCCGAGGCGCAGCAGATCCTGATCATCGGGCAGGAGCACCACCGCGTCGTGATCGACGCCATCGAGAACCGCGAAGGCGCTCGCGCCGAAGCGGTCATGCGCGAGCATGCGCGGCTCGCGGTGCGCAATCTGCGGCTTGCACTGCGCAACCGGACCCATCTCGACCTGCTGCCGGCGCTCGCGCTGATCAAGTCCGCAACCGATTGA
- a CDS encoding PDR/VanB family oxidoreductase, with protein MRFIETWSPATLVSTRDLAPGIREFLIRPDQFDGAAYPVGSHINISVTIDGQPETRSYSLVGEASSRGLRIAVRRAEDSRGGSRYMWSLQPGARLDITTPASLLAVDWARQNYCLIAGGIGITPILGAAQALSRRGADVTLHYAVRSRTEAAYLDDLAATLGDRLVVHASDEGKRLDLDALFASVPKDALALFCGPMRMLDAARHAWIGAGHPLPDLRYETFGSSGTLPTETFRVRLKGSDVELEIPRERSMLDVLNASGHDVMYDCKRGECGLCAIDVVAVDGEIDHRDVFFSDHQKQSNQKICACVSRARGTITVDTLLRADAI; from the coding sequence ATGCGCTTCATCGAAACCTGGAGTCCGGCGACGCTCGTCTCGACGCGCGATCTCGCGCCGGGCATCCGCGAATTCCTGATCCGGCCGGACCAGTTCGACGGTGCCGCCTATCCGGTCGGCAGCCACATCAATATCAGCGTCACCATCGACGGGCAGCCGGAGACGCGGTCCTATTCGCTGGTCGGGGAAGCTTCGTCGCGGGGCTTAAGGATCGCGGTGCGCCGTGCCGAGGATTCGCGTGGCGGCTCGCGTTATATGTGGTCGTTGCAGCCGGGCGCGCGGCTCGACATCACGACGCCGGCGTCGCTGCTCGCGGTTGACTGGGCACGCCAGAACTACTGCCTGATCGCCGGCGGCATCGGCATCACCCCGATCCTCGGTGCCGCACAGGCGCTGTCGCGGCGCGGCGCCGATGTCACGCTGCATTACGCGGTGCGCTCGCGCACCGAGGCCGCCTATCTCGACGATCTCGCCGCAACGCTCGGTGATCGCCTGGTCGTTCACGCCAGCGATGAGGGCAAGCGGCTCGATCTCGACGCCCTGTTCGCCTCGGTGCCCAAGGATGCGCTGGCGCTGTTCTGCGGCCCGATGCGGATGCTGGATGCCGCGCGCCATGCCTGGATCGGCGCCGGCCATCCGCTTCCCGATCTCCGCTACGAGACGTTCGGCTCCAGCGGCACGCTGCCGACCGAGACATTTCGCGTGCGCCTGAAAGGCTCCGATGTCGAGCTGGAGATCCCACGCGAGCGCTCGATGCTTGATGTCCTCAACGCCAGCGGTCACGACGTCATGTACGATTGCAAGCGCGGCGAATGCGGCCTGTGCGCCATCGACGTGGTCGCCGTCGATGGCGAGATCGATCATCGCGATGTCTTCTTCAGCGACCATCAGAAGCAAAGCAACCAGAAGATCTGCGCCTGCGTTTCGCGCGCCCGCGGCACCATCACCGTAGACACGCTGCTCCGGGCCGATGCGATCTGA
- a CDS encoding response regulator has translation MTSHGQPTVCRVLIVEDEYFLGDDLARSLRSLGFQVIGPVSELPDAMAIQHPAFDVAVIDINLRGDSAYPMADKLTRAAKPFVFATGYGATAIPHRFEHVPRWEKPYDVAKLSDHVRELCAEQSPNAAAE, from the coding sequence ATGACCAGCCACGGGCAGCCAACTGTTTGCCGCGTTCTCATCGTCGAGGATGAGTACTTCCTCGGGGACGATCTGGCGCGGTCGCTACGGTCGCTCGGGTTCCAGGTGATCGGTCCCGTTTCCGAGCTGCCGGACGCGATGGCTATTCAGCATCCTGCTTTCGACGTCGCGGTGATTGACATCAATCTGCGAGGAGATTCGGCTTATCCGATGGCTGACAAGCTCACGCGCGCCGCCAAACCTTTTGTCTTCGCGACGGGCTATGGGGCCACCGCCATTCCGCACCGCTTCGAGCACGTGCCCCGATGGGAGAAACCTTACGACGTCGCAAAGCTTTCGGATCACGTCCGCGAGCTCTGCGCCGAACAATCGCCCAACGCTGCTGCCGAATAG
- a CDS encoding response regulator, giving the protein MTDLSSAPATRTILLAEDDVFIRMPIAKHLRECGYRVIEAVTAHEAIDVLDHADFAINAVITNLALAGDGFGIAKWVREHRPELTVLLTGTPERSVDVAAGLCRESSGRGAVDPQLLLRRIRWLLANRNRPVPGRGAQRAV; this is encoded by the coding sequence ATGACCGATTTAAGCAGCGCTCCGGCGACCCGTACGATCCTGCTGGCTGAGGATGACGTTTTCATCCGAATGCCGATCGCGAAGCATTTGCGCGAATGTGGGTATCGGGTGATTGAAGCCGTGACGGCCCATGAGGCGATCGACGTTCTCGATCACGCAGATTTCGCGATCAATGCCGTGATCACCAATTTAGCATTGGCGGGCGACGGCTTCGGTATCGCGAAGTGGGTCCGAGAGCACAGGCCGGAGCTGACGGTGTTACTTACTGGTACACCCGAGCGATCCGTCGATGTAGCCGCCGGACTTTGCAGAGAGAGCTCAGGACGTGGAGCCGTTGACCCGCAGCTGCTGCTGAGAAGAATTCGCTGGCTGCTCGCCAACCGAAATCGACCCGTGCCGGGCCGAGGCGCACAGCGAGCGGTGTGA
- a CDS encoding response regulator: MIECGSADEAIDLLRGGTRVSTVFSDIRLPGSINGLGLAKTVRQEFPDLPILLASSDLPRDDSTLHDGFFAKPYDPRTIVEAIRSVVARNGSGASPLPLHDRFKQRSGDPYDPAG; encoded by the coding sequence GTGATCGAATGCGGCAGTGCCGACGAAGCCATTGACCTGTTGCGCGGTGGAACACGGGTTTCGACTGTTTTCAGCGATATCAGGCTTCCCGGCTCAATCAACGGCCTTGGTTTGGCAAAAACGGTGAGGCAAGAATTTCCCGACTTGCCGATCCTGTTGGCATCCAGCGATCTGCCGCGGGACGACAGCACGCTGCATGATGGCTTCTTTGCGAAGCCCTACGATCCTCGCACCATAGTCGAGGCGATCCGATCTGTCGTCGCCAGGAACGGGTCGGGTGCCAGCCCGTTACCGCTCCATGACCGATTTAAGCAGCGCTCCGGCGACCCGTACGATCCTGCTGGCTGA
- a CDS encoding EAL domain-containing protein: MRTQTTSSFARLFAGDLSAFGGPVTDEAVAGHIRAEQMSLVLGYSVGIMLANACNAGVLVVALWHSPDLKLALIWAAIVAGAAIAFGLQSHAARRITKPQFVSRRAMHRLVRNAFILGAAWGTVPVAFFANASTGGQLVITCLCSGMLAGGALAFATIPIAAIAFTAPIFAGIAICLGRNGDPAFLLIAFLVVVYGSVLLRSVFVNSIAFARRVMRQIEAERTVRQDPLTHLPNRVAFNETLDAALKRLVLSGEEFAVLLLDLDRFKEVNDKFGHPAGDEFLVQIASRLQRCTRAAEHVARIGGDEFALVMANLARPEDALEIAERFVAAFDEPFQIEGRQIVGATSVGIVLAPRDGSTQLDIMKNVDTALYRAKNAGPGTVCFFEEADDRSSRDRKALQSDLEGAIARDELFLVFQPFLDLNGNRITGFEALLRWQHPQRGLVPPSEFIPIAEETGLIHEIGEWVVRRACATVAEWPEEIRVAVNFSAAQFHNNGLLQIIVQALADAKIAPHRLEIEITESMLLSQYASAASVLNALLELGVTVALDDFGTGFSSLTYLRKLPFSRIKIDQSFIRDMLVQPDCAAIVKSVIGLARDLRIGVVAEGVETADQLEYLRQIGCDEVQGYLISRPVSADQVLPLLDPKKLRATYAA, encoded by the coding sequence ATGCGGACTCAAACGACCAGCTCTTTCGCGCGGCTGTTCGCCGGCGATCTGTCGGCCTTTGGCGGTCCCGTAACCGACGAAGCCGTCGCCGGCCATATCCGCGCCGAACAGATGTCGCTGGTGCTCGGCTATTCGGTCGGCATCATGCTGGCCAATGCCTGCAACGCCGGGGTGCTCGTCGTCGCGCTGTGGCATTCGCCGGACTTGAAGCTGGCCTTGATCTGGGCCGCCATCGTGGCGGGCGCCGCGATCGCGTTCGGCCTGCAATCCCATGCCGCGCGCCGCATCACCAAACCGCAATTCGTCTCGCGCCGGGCCATGCATCGGCTGGTGCGCAATGCTTTCATCCTCGGCGCCGCCTGGGGCACCGTCCCGGTCGCATTCTTCGCCAATGCCTCAACCGGCGGGCAGCTCGTCATCACCTGCCTTTGTTCGGGGATGCTGGCGGGGGGCGCGCTGGCCTTCGCCACGATCCCGATCGCCGCGATCGCATTCACGGCCCCGATCTTCGCTGGCATCGCGATCTGCCTCGGCAGGAATGGCGATCCGGCGTTTCTGCTGATCGCCTTCCTGGTGGTGGTCTACGGATCGGTGCTGCTGCGCAGCGTGTTCGTCAATTCGATCGCGTTCGCACGGCGCGTGATGCGGCAGATCGAGGCCGAACGTACGGTGCGGCAGGACCCGCTGACCCATCTGCCCAATCGCGTCGCGTTCAACGAAACGCTCGATGCAGCCTTGAAGCGGCTCGTTCTGTCCGGCGAGGAATTCGCGGTCCTTCTGCTCGATCTCGATCGTTTCAAGGAGGTCAACGACAAGTTCGGCCATCCCGCCGGCGACGAGTTCCTGGTCCAGATCGCAAGCCGCCTGCAACGGTGCACCCGCGCGGCCGAGCATGTCGCACGGATCGGCGGTGACGAATTCGCGCTGGTGATGGCCAATCTGGCGCGGCCGGAGGATGCGCTCGAGATCGCCGAGCGCTTCGTCGCGGCCTTCGACGAACCGTTCCAGATCGAGGGCCGCCAGATCGTCGGCGCGACCAGCGTCGGCATCGTGCTGGCGCCGCGTGACGGCAGCACGCAACTCGACATCATGAAGAACGTCGACACCGCACTCTATCGCGCCAAGAACGCCGGACCCGGCACGGTGTGTTTCTTCGAGGAAGCCGACGACCGCTCGTCACGCGACCGCAAGGCGCTGCAATCGGATCTGGAAGGCGCCATCGCCAGGGACGAGCTGTTCCTGGTGTTCCAGCCCTTTCTCGACCTCAACGGCAACCGCATCACCGGGTTCGAGGCGCTGCTGCGTTGGCAGCATCCCCAGCGCGGACTGGTGCCGCCGAGCGAGTTCATTCCGATCGCCGAGGAAACCGGGCTGATCCACGAGATCGGCGAATGGGTCGTCCGCCGCGCCTGCGCGACGGTTGCCGAGTGGCCCGAAGAGATCAGGGTCGCCGTGAATTTCTCGGCCGCACAGTTTCACAACAACGGCCTCCTCCAGATCATCGTGCAGGCACTTGCGGACGCGAAGATCGCCCCGCACCGGCTCGAGATCGAGATCACGGAATCGATGCTGCTGTCGCAATACGCCTCCGCCGCGTCGGTCCTCAACGCGCTGCTGGAGCTCGGCGTCACCGTGGCGCTCGACGATTTCGGCACCGGCTTCTCCTCGCTGACCTATCTGCGCAAGCTCCCGTTCAGCCGCATCAAGATCGACCAGTCCTTCATCCGCGACATGCTGGTGCAGCCGGACTGCGCCGCGATCGTGAAATCGGTGATCGGGCTCGCGCGCGACCTGCGCATCGGCGTGGTCGCGGAAGGCGTCGAGACCGCCGACCAGCTCGAATATCTGCGCCAGATCGGTTGCGACGAAGTTCAGGGTTATCTCATCAGCCGGCCGGTGTCGGCGGATCAGGTTCTGCCGCTGCTGGATCCGAAGAAGCTTCGGGCGACTTACGCGGCATAG
- a CDS encoding nuclear transport factor 2 family protein yields MPSRDVVEAFANRLEDGDFVGAILDYYAPDGATYENQAEPLVGRDKLAAKERGVLAAFKEVRAVRIGPSLIEGDHVATRWRFSFTNAEGIIRTLDEIAWQTWRGDELVEERFYYDPKQMGR; encoded by the coding sequence ATGCCGAGCCGTGATGTCGTCGAAGCTTTCGCCAACCGATTGGAGGACGGGGATTTCGTCGGCGCGATCCTCGACTACTACGCGCCGGACGGCGCCACCTATGAAAACCAGGCCGAACCCCTGGTCGGACGCGACAAGCTCGCGGCCAAGGAGCGCGGCGTGCTGGCAGCCTTCAAGGAGGTCAGGGCCGTGCGCATCGGGCCAAGCCTGATCGAAGGCGACCATGTCGCTACGCGCTGGAGATTCAGCTTCACCAATGCCGAAGGCATCATCCGAACGTTGGATGAGATCGCATGGCAGACGTGGCGGGGCGATGAGCTCGTCGAGGAACGCTTTTATTACGACCCCAAGCAGATGGGGCGGTGA
- a CDS encoding TetR/AcrR family transcriptional regulator: protein MAKQAERRAATSEAILTAARRLFGTQGFAATTMDEIAEAAHVAKGAVYHHFKTKEAVFEAVFDQVSRDLVAEIDSTARAEKDVLAAMVAGTQHYFAATAKGPTGQIILRDGPAVLGWERWREIDAKHFGGKLPRAIAAAMEAGLIARQPVEPLARLLLGAVTEAAVACAGRADIARAGAEYARAFRSLVEALRVAA from the coding sequence ATGGCAAAACAGGCGGAGCGGCGGGCTGCGACATCGGAGGCGATCCTGACGGCGGCGCGCCGCCTGTTCGGGACGCAAGGCTTTGCCGCGACGACGATGGACGAGATCGCCGAAGCCGCCCACGTCGCCAAGGGCGCGGTCTATCATCACTTCAAGACCAAGGAGGCGGTGTTCGAAGCGGTGTTCGACCAGGTCTCGCGCGATCTCGTCGCCGAGATCGACAGCACGGCCCGCGCCGAGAAGGACGTGCTCGCCGCGATGGTCGCAGGCACCCAGCATTATTTCGCCGCGACCGCCAAAGGCCCGACCGGTCAGATCATCCTGCGCGATGGCCCGGCCGTGCTCGGCTGGGAGCGCTGGCGCGAGATCGACGCCAAACATTTCGGGGGCAAGCTGCCGCGCGCGATCGCGGCGGCGATGGAGGCCGGCCTGATCGCGCGGCAGCCGGTCGAGCCGCTGGCCCGGCTGCTGCTCGGCGCGGTGACGGAGGCCGCCGTCGCCTGCGCCGGACGCGCCGATATCGCAAGGGCGGGTGCGGAATATGCCCGTGCGTTCAGGTCGCTGGTCGAGGCGCTGCGCGTCGCCGCATGA
- a CDS encoding choline dehydrogenase, giving the protein MNATSSLTPSDPEFDYIIVGAGSAGCVLANRLSANGKHSVLLLEAGPKDSNIWIHVPLGYGKLFKEKTVNWMYQTEPEPELKGRQVFQPRGKTLGGSSSINGLLYVRGQHEDYDRWRQRGNAGWGYDDVLPYFKKAENQSRGADQYHGSGGPLPVSNMVVTDPLSKAFIDAAVETGLPYNPDFNGATQEGVGLFQTTTRNGRRASTAVAYLGPAKARGNLKIETGALGQRVLFEGRRAAGVEYRQGATLRRARARKEVVLSSGAYNSPQLLQLSGVGPGDLLRKHGIDVVLDAPGVGHDLQDHMQVRIVMRCSQKITLNDTVNHPLRRTMAGARYALFRKGWLTIAAGTAGAFFKTSPRLASPDIQVHFLPFSTDKMGEKLHGFSGFTASVCQLRPESRGSLRIKSADPTVPPEIRINYMSTETDRTTNVEGLKILRNILHAPALKPFVVDEYDPGAKVSTDAELLDYCRERGSTIYHPTSTCRMGNDALAVVDQRLKVRGLEGLRIVDGSIMPDLVSGNTNAPIIMIAEKASDMILEDAR; this is encoded by the coding sequence ATGAACGCAACTTCCTCCCTGACGCCCTCCGATCCTGAATTCGACTACATTATCGTCGGTGCCGGCTCTGCGGGCTGCGTGCTCGCCAACCGGCTGTCGGCGAACGGCAAGCACAGCGTGCTGCTGCTCGAGGCAGGGCCGAAGGATTCCAACATCTGGATCCACGTGCCGCTCGGCTACGGCAAGCTGTTCAAGGAAAAGACCGTCAACTGGATGTACCAGACCGAGCCGGAGCCCGAGCTGAAGGGCCGCCAGGTGTTCCAGCCGCGCGGCAAGACGCTGGGCGGATCGAGCTCGATCAACGGTCTGCTCTATGTCCGCGGTCAGCACGAGGATTACGACAGATGGCGTCAGCGCGGCAACGCCGGCTGGGGCTATGACGACGTGCTGCCCTATTTCAAGAAGGCCGAGAACCAGTCGCGCGGCGCCGATCAATATCACGGCAGCGGCGGCCCGCTGCCGGTGTCCAACATGGTCGTGACCGATCCGCTGTCGAAGGCCTTCATCGACGCCGCGGTCGAGACCGGCCTGCCCTACAATCCTGATTTCAACGGCGCCACGCAGGAAGGTGTCGGCCTGTTCCAGACCACGACCCGCAATGGCCGCCGCGCCTCGACGGCGGTGGCCTATCTCGGCCCCGCCAAGGCCCGCGGCAATCTCAAGATCGAAACTGGCGCGCTCGGCCAGCGCGTGCTGTTCGAGGGCCGCCGCGCGGCCGGCGTTGAATACCGTCAGGGCGCCACTTTGCGCCGCGCCCGCGCGCGCAAGGAGGTCGTGCTGTCGAGCGGCGCCTACAACTCACCGCAGCTGCTCCAGCTCTCCGGCGTCGGCCCCGGCGACCTCCTGCGCAAGCACGGCATCGATGTCGTGCTGGACGCGCCGGGCGTCGGGCACGATCTCCAGGACCACATGCAGGTGCGCATCGTGATGCGCTGCTCGCAGAAGATCACGCTGAACGACACCGTCAATCATCCGCTCCGCCGCACGATGGCCGGTGCGCGCTATGCGCTGTTCCGCAAAGGCTGGCTGACAATCGCGGCCGGCACGGCGGGCGCGTTCTTCAAGACCAGTCCGCGGCTGGCCTCGCCGGACATCCAGGTCCATTTCCTGCCGTTCTCGACCGACAAGATGGGTGAGAAGCTTCATGGTTTCTCCGGCTTCACGGCGTCGGTGTGCCAGCTCCGTCCCGAAAGCCGCGGGTCCTTGCGCATCAAGAGCGCCGACCCGACAGTGCCGCCGGAGATCCGCATCAACTATATGTCGACCGAGACCGACCGCACCACCAACGTGGAAGGCCTGAAGATCCTGCGCAACATATTGCATGCACCGGCGCTGAAGCCGTTCGTGGTCGACGAATACGATCCCGGAGCGAAGGTGTCCACGGATGCCGAGCTGCTGGATTATTGCCGTGAGCGGGGCAGCACCATCTACCATCCGACCTCGACCTGTCGTATGGGCAATGATGCGCTCGCGGTGGTCGATCAGCGGCTGAAGGTGAGGGGCCTCGAAGGCCTCCGAATCGTCGACGGCTCGATCATGCCCGATCTCGTGTCGGGGAACACCAACGCGCCGATCATCATGATCGCCGAAAAGGCCTCCGACATGATATTGGAGGATGCGCGGTAA